A region of the Herpetosiphonaceae bacterium genome:
CAACGAATAGAGAAGTTTCGGCTCACGACCGTCACACGAGTGGAACCAAAGAAGAGGCGGGACTCTTGAGCAGCTTTCGAAGCACCCATTCAGTCGGCTTGCCGTCGCTCTCGGCCCTGCCGACATAGAAGACCACATCGAACCTGATCTTGGGGCACCTGTCCTCTGGAGTCGACCTCTGAATGGCAGGCGCTTAGCTGAGACGAGCCGCAGGCGCCCAGCCAGGGCAACGAGATCATTTGCCGATGCTGCGGGTCATCGCAGGCATGGCCGGCGCATCGCCCGCCCCGGCTCCGTCCGTGACGAGGTCATCGCTCGCTGCCGAAGCCACGAGCGTAGGCGTGTCCGCCCGTGGTCAGGAAACGGAAAACGCCCTCCTCGAGCACCAGGCAGGTCAGGCAACCGGTCCAGCAGGCGCCCGTGTCGATCCCGATTCGATTGGCCCGGACGATCGGCTCCGATTCGACGGTGTGACCGTGGACCACGACGCGTCCCAGATCGCGCCTGGACCTCAGAAACGGCTCGCGGATCCACAGTAGATCGTCGGCCGTCTGCTGATCCAGCGGAACAGCTGGATCGACGCCGGCGTGCACGAACAGATAGTCCCCGCTTTCGAAGCTCAGCTCGAGGCTCTGCAGAAAGTCCACGTGGCTGCGCGGGATCCGTTGGCGCAGTTGGGCTTGCAGCTGCTCGTAGAAGCGGAGATCGTCCTGTGGCATGCCGAACTGCACGCCATAGCTGTGAATCGTGGCGTCCCCGCCGTAGCGCAACCAGATCGACCCGATCGCGGGATCGACCAGAAAACTGAGCAGCCAGGCATCGTGATTGCCGAGCAGATGCACGGCCTGGAACTCCTCCAGAGGATCGTTGATCAGGAGATCGACGACGCGGCGGCTCTCCAGGCCACGGTCGACGTAGTCCCCGAGGTACACGACCAGCTTACCGGTGCCCGGCGTGAGCGCCGCCGCATCCTCGGCGATCAGGCGATGCATCTCCTCGAGCAGATCGGCGCGACCGTGGATGTCGCCCACCGCATACACGCAGACGCCGGGCGGCACGCGCGCCGGCTGGCCTGCCACCGTCGGCGCGGCCGTCAGGTCGTCCGGCGTGCGACGAAACAGGCTGCGCAACAAGGTACTAACCCATCATCGTGAGGCGATTTCAGCTGCTGCGCCGATCCCGGCTCT
Encoded here:
- a CDS encoding metallophosphoesterase family protein, with the protein product MLRSLFRRTPDDLTAAPTVAGQPARVPPGVCVYAVGDIHGRADLLEEMHRLIAEDAAALTPGTGKLVVYLGDYVDRGLESRRVVDLLINDPLEEFQAVHLLGNHDAWLLSFLVDPAIGSIWLRYGGDATIHSYGVQFGMPQDDLRFYEQLQAQLRQRIPRSHVDFLQSLELSFESGDYLFVHAGVDPAVPLDQQTADDLLWIREPFLRSRRDLGRVVVHGHTVESEPIVRANRIGIDTGACWTGCLTCLVLEEGVFRFLTTGGHAYARGFGSER